The Lacipirellula parvula genome window below encodes:
- a CDS encoding ADP-ribosylation factor-directed GTPase activating protein isoform b: MMRPFLLFAAVAFVLGCGSHGTDEPLAELQTASNETPRSVEVPKEEGLRELIDRTLDFTQHGREMSLEDHAAWQLLHGVLAFGENFEILSAGQKVNAVDWVFDGKPMKGWTINATPQGLRAEIEAGKYGQGHDDQWMAILSQWNVPATRPIIVAGKEYSVQDLIDRTKYDCFEGKESSWTIIVLSKHLDPMDQTWVGTDKQEWSLERLVAMEAGAQYGDEEMAQDEIANSACGGMHRLIGLSIALNNYKAAHPGVELKGGWLAAQQRIDWAVAAARELQLPTGAFSIAFLFRSANSNNLDEHLAATGHTLEFLTFALSKKQLEEPWVQKAVVYMCNLLDRTKHLDLECGGLYHAVHGLVLYREKVFGPREGEPRPQGAGKLAGATTAAAN; this comes from the coding sequence ATGATGCGTCCCTTCCTGTTATTCGCCGCCGTCGCGTTCGTCTTGGGGTGCGGTTCGCACGGAACCGACGAACCGCTGGCTGAACTCCAAACCGCCAGCAACGAGACCCCGCGCAGCGTCGAAGTGCCGAAGGAGGAGGGGCTGCGGGAGTTGATCGACCGCACGCTCGACTTCACGCAGCATGGCCGCGAGATGTCGCTCGAAGACCACGCCGCCTGGCAGTTGCTGCACGGCGTGCTGGCGTTCGGCGAGAACTTCGAGATCCTCTCCGCTGGCCAAAAAGTGAACGCCGTCGACTGGGTCTTTGACGGCAAGCCGATGAAGGGGTGGACGATCAATGCGACGCCGCAAGGACTGCGGGCGGAGATCGAGGCGGGCAAGTACGGCCAAGGGCACGACGACCAGTGGATGGCGATCCTATCGCAGTGGAACGTCCCGGCGACGCGGCCGATCATCGTCGCCGGTAAGGAATACTCTGTTCAAGATTTGATCGACCGGACGAAGTACGACTGCTTCGAAGGCAAGGAAAGCAGTTGGACGATCATCGTGCTGTCGAAGCATCTCGATCCGATGGACCAGACGTGGGTCGGCACCGACAAGCAAGAGTGGTCGCTGGAACGGCTTGTCGCGATGGAGGCGGGCGCCCAGTACGGCGATGAGGAGATGGCCCAGGACGAAATCGCCAACAGCGCGTGCGGCGGCATGCACCGGCTCATTGGGCTGTCGATTGCGCTCAACAACTACAAAGCGGCCCACCCTGGCGTCGAACTGAAGGGGGGCTGGCTGGCCGCGCAGCAGCGGATCGATTGGGCAGTTGCCGCGGCCCGCGAACTACAGTTGCCGACGGGGGCGTTTTCGATTGCGTTCCTATTCCGCTCAGCGAACTCAAACAACCTCGACGAGCACCTCGCCGCGACGGGGCACACGCTCGAGTTCTTGACGTTCGCCCTGTCGAAGAAGCAACTCGAAGAGCCGTGGGTGCAGAAGGCGGTTGTCTACATGTGCAACCTGCTCGACCGGACGAAGCACCTCGACCTCGAGTGCGGCGGCCTGTACCACGCGGTGCATGGGTTGGTGTTGTACCGCGAGAAGGTGTTCGGGCCTCGTGAAGGGGAGCCGCGACCGCAAGGGGCGGGGAAACTGGCGGGAGCGACAACTGCTGCTGCGAACTAG
- a CDS encoding 50S ribosome-binding protein YggL has translation MSEFQEWGVEFELTLKPGVEFDAFLDEFLEDCIESRGLAFSGGGGGTKLEGVVELGGSDAHLANLAHVAAWFANSASIDNFSIGEPVDEWE, from the coding sequence GTGAGTGAGTTCCAAGAATGGGGCGTCGAGTTCGAATTGACGCTCAAGCCGGGCGTTGAGTTTGATGCTTTCCTCGACGAGTTTCTTGAAGATTGCATCGAAAGCCGCGGGCTTGCATTCAGCGGCGGTGGAGGCGGCACGAAGCTGGAGGGCGTTGTCGAGTTAGGCGGGAGCGACGCGCATCTCGCGAACTTAGCTCACGTCGCGGCTTGGTTCGCAAACTCGGCGAGCATCGACAACTTCAGCATCGGCGAGCCGGTCGACGAGTGGGAGTAG
- the hisF gene encoding imidazole glycerol phosphate synthase subunit HisF has translation MLAKRVIPCLDVDRGRVVKGTNFLNLRDAGDPVSVAARYEQEGADELVFLDITASHEGRDIMLDVVRRTAEQIFMPLTVGGGIRTVEDIRALLLAGCDKVSINSAAVRDPEFVRAAALRFGSQCIVVNIDPKRVQRDGREVWEVHINGGRISAGLEAVAWAKQVEELGAGEIVLTSMDADGTKDGYDLEITAAVSAAVSIPVVASGGAGRPEHLADAVTIGKADAALAASIFHFGEYTIQETKRIMAQRGVPVRLAS, from the coding sequence ATGCTCGCCAAACGCGTCATTCCGTGCCTCGACGTCGACCGTGGTCGCGTGGTGAAGGGAACCAATTTCCTGAACCTCCGCGACGCCGGCGATCCTGTCTCGGTGGCGGCTCGCTACGAGCAAGAAGGCGCCGATGAACTCGTGTTCCTCGACATCACGGCCAGCCACGAAGGGCGAGACATCATGCTCGACGTGGTTCGCCGAACTGCCGAGCAGATTTTCATGCCGCTCACGGTCGGCGGCGGCATCCGCACGGTCGAGGACATTCGGGCGCTCTTGCTAGCTGGTTGCGACAAGGTGTCGATCAATTCCGCCGCGGTGCGCGACCCCGAGTTCGTGCGGGCTGCGGCCCTGCGGTTTGGCAGCCAGTGCATTGTGGTGAACATCGACCCCAAGCGCGTCCAGCGCGATGGCCGCGAGGTGTGGGAAGTCCACATCAACGGCGGCCGGATTAGCGCGGGGCTTGAGGCAGTCGCCTGGGCCAAGCAGGTCGAGGAGCTAGGCGCCGGCGAGATCGTGCTGACCAGCATGGACGCCGACGGCACCAAGGATGGGTACGACTTAGAAATCACCGCCGCGGTGAGCGCGGCGGTGTCGATTCCGGTTGTCGCCAGCGGCGGGGCAGGGCGGCCGGAGCATCTGGCCGACGCCGTGACGATCGGCAAGGCCGATGCGGCGCTGGCGGCGAGCATTTTTCATTTCGGCGAATACACCATCCAAGAGACGAAGCGGATCATGGCCCAGCGCGGCGTGCCGGTTCGGCTTGCGAGCTAG
- a CDS encoding cupin domain-containing protein, translating to MGTPARPTFRRPARGRTIAIVGDVYRFLATGAETGGTYASFEALVPPGGGPPPHVHSREAESFYVLEGEMTFRVGDETVTGVEGTAVYLPPGLAHSFKNESEAPARMIITVTPAGLEEMFFEVGVPLAEGTTTALPPTPEEIERLLAAAPRYGVEILAK from the coding sequence ATGGGAACTCCGGCGCGTCCAACTTTTCGTCGTCCCGCCAGAGGCCGCACGATTGCGATCGTCGGGGACGTCTATCGCTTTCTCGCCACGGGCGCCGAGACAGGCGGGACGTATGCGTCGTTCGAGGCGCTCGTGCCGCCGGGGGGCGGGCCGCCGCCGCATGTCCACTCGCGCGAGGCGGAGAGCTTTTACGTTCTCGAAGGGGAGATGACGTTTCGTGTCGGCGACGAAACGGTGACGGGCGTGGAGGGGACGGCGGTTTATCTGCCGCCGGGGCTGGCTCACTCGTTCAAGAACGAGAGCGAGGCGCCCGCGCGGATGATCATCACGGTGACGCCGGCCGGATTAGAAGAGATGTTCTTCGAGGTCGGCGTGCCGCTGGCGGAGGGGACAACGACGGCGCTGCCGCCGACGCCTGAGGAGATCGAACGCCTGCTCGCGGCGGCGCCGCGGTATGGAGTGGAGATTTTGGCGAAGTAG
- a CDS encoding GNAT family N-acetyltransferase, whose translation MRIRSETREDVPAIAAVTKAAFLHAPHTDHTEQFIVAALRAAGTLSISLVAEEGGVIVGHVAVSPVTISDGSPDWYGLGPISVVPQRQGEGIGTALMHAALDALRERGAAGCVVLGEPAYYGRFGFKATPELVLPGVPAEYFQAVAFGGAATPCGRVAYHAGFDAQD comes from the coding sequence GTGCGAATTCGCAGCGAAACTCGCGAAGATGTACCGGCGATCGCAGCGGTAACGAAGGCCGCCTTCCTCCATGCGCCGCATACCGATCACACCGAGCAGTTCATCGTCGCCGCGTTGCGGGCGGCTGGAACGCTTTCGATTTCGCTGGTGGCGGAGGAGGGCGGGGTGATCGTCGGTCATGTCGCCGTCTCGCCTGTGACGATTTCCGACGGCTCGCCCGATTGGTACGGCCTCGGTCCGATTTCGGTCGTGCCGCAGCGGCAAGGGGAGGGGATCGGCACGGCGCTGATGCACGCCGCCCTCGACGCGTTGCGAGAGCGCGGCGCTGCTGGGTGCGTTGTGCTGGGCGAGCCGGCGTATTACGGGCGGTTCGGGTTCAAGGCGACGCCGGAGCTAGTGCTGCCCGGCGTTCCAGCGGAGTATTTTCAGGCCGTAGCGTTCGGTGGTGCGGCGACGCCGTGCGGTCGCGTCGCTTATCACGCAGGTTTCGACGCGCAGGATTAG
- the thiS gene encoding sulfur carrier protein ThiS gives MSDPAQIEIEVNGKPRRIVAGSTIAALLQSLELDPRTLAVERNLELVPRGQHAATQLSAGDRLEVVTLVGGG, from the coding sequence ATGAGCGATCCCGCCCAGATTGAAATCGAAGTGAATGGCAAGCCCCGCCGCATCGTCGCGGGGAGCACCATCGCCGCGCTGTTGCAATCGCTGGAGCTCGATCCCCGCACGCTCGCCGTCGAGCGAAACCTAGAGCTCGTCCCGCGCGGTCAGCATGCCGCGACGCAATTGAGCGCCGGCGACCGGCTGGAAGTCGTAACGCTCGTCGGCGGAGGATGA
- a CDS encoding thiazole synthase, translated as MSIDILTDEPLVIGTHTLGSRLIVGTGKYSSYELMGESLERSGTDCITVAIRRERLIDAAGNNILDFIDTSRYTLLPNTAGCFTAEDAVRVARLGREILLGLENPGADWVKLEVLADKKTLLPDPVASIAATEQLVADGFQVLCYSNDDPIIARRLKEAGATSVMPAGSPIGSGQGILNPNNIRICLEYLKENDPTYPVIVDAGVGTASDVAIAMELGVDGVLLNTGIAHAKDPLRMADAMRFATAAGRLAYLSGRIPKRLYATASSPEEGTITKQPL; from the coding sequence ATGTCAATCGACATCCTCACCGACGAACCGCTCGTCATCGGCACTCACACGCTGGGAAGCCGGTTGATCGTCGGCACAGGCAAATATTCTAGCTACGAGCTCATGGGCGAATCGCTTGAACGCTCGGGCACCGATTGCATTACGGTCGCCATCCGTCGCGAGCGGCTGATCGACGCGGCCGGGAACAACATTCTCGACTTCATCGACACCTCGCGCTACACGCTGCTGCCGAACACCGCCGGCTGCTTCACCGCCGAAGATGCGGTACGGGTGGCGCGACTCGGCCGCGAGATTTTGCTGGGGCTCGAAAACCCGGGCGCCGATTGGGTGAAGCTCGAAGTGCTGGCCGACAAGAAGACGCTGCTACCCGATCCCGTGGCGTCGATCGCGGCGACCGAGCAACTCGTCGCCGACGGCTTTCAGGTCCTCTGCTACTCGAACGACGATCCGATCATCGCCCGCCGGCTGAAGGAAGCGGGTGCCACGAGCGTGATGCCCGCCGGCAGCCCGATCGGTTCGGGCCAGGGGATCTTGAACCCCAACAACATCCGCATCTGCCTCGAATACCTCAAAGAAAACGATCCGACCTACCCGGTGATCGTCGACGCCGGCGTCGGCACCGCGAGCGACGTGGCGATCGCGATGGAGCTCGGCGTCGACGGCGTGCTGCTCAACACCGGCATCGCCCACGCAAAGGATCCACTGCGGATGGCCGACGCGATGCGTTTCGCCACGGCGGCCGGCCGGCTAGCGTATCTGTCGGGTCGCATCCCGAAGCGGCTCTACGCGACGGCGAGCAGCCCGGAAGAGGGCACGATTACCAAACAGCCGCTGTAA
- a CDS encoding ATPase, T2SS/T4P/T4SS family: MRQLLLVGLFAGLLAALCCASPALAQEAVPAEGGAAAALATPVAPALPALPTVDLILMLIGPAFIAIMLMIFAALGDWVNRDSQIFNIGYQKWNPIVFFPFLIVGLALMFVPLPGMGWVRPLVLAIVILATFLPYALIHNKNVEPHQTVLTGGWWRHFFAVILGKVGIKMSSEQQADYQKGAAVDLIAMGAAGTNEDNANLLIARQSPGYLLVKDLIVEMLNRRTDRVMLEYGAQGVAVRHEIDGAWHPGEARDRESGDVMLAVMKTLANLDPKDRKKKQVGRFGAKYENKKHLLPITTQGHAGGERVIVSRVNEKVKPHTYDSLGLREALKEKWGEMMARDKGMVVFSAMPGGGLTTMTNASLEETDRLMRDFFAIEEVSHREIEINNIAPHTYDASQGETPATIIPKLIRLYPNVYVCRDLVDAESGTMLMNEVKDDRLIITSMPAREAAEALLRLLQMKLPQPLFASAITGVLYQRLIRKLCPDCKVGYTPPPDVLKKLGIPPGKVQQLYRPPKGEEIEKPCQTCQGIGYVGRTGIFELLEINDQMREILAKQPSVDLLKKAARADGQRSLQEEGILLVAKGVTSLPELMRVLK, encoded by the coding sequence ATGCGGCAGTTGTTGCTTGTTGGACTATTTGCGGGCCTGCTCGCGGCGCTTTGTTGCGCGTCGCCGGCGTTGGCTCAAGAAGCCGTGCCTGCCGAGGGGGGGGCTGCGGCTGCGCTAGCCACGCCCGTCGCTCCGGCGCTCCCCGCGCTGCCGACAGTCGATTTGATTCTGATGCTTATCGGCCCCGCGTTTATCGCGATCATGCTGATGATTTTCGCGGCGCTCGGCGATTGGGTGAATCGCGACTCGCAGATTTTCAACATCGGTTACCAGAAGTGGAATCCGATCGTCTTCTTCCCGTTTCTAATCGTCGGGCTGGCGCTCATGTTCGTGCCGCTGCCTGGCATGGGTTGGGTAAGGCCGCTGGTGTTGGCGATCGTCATTCTCGCGACGTTCCTGCCCTACGCGCTCATTCACAACAAGAACGTCGAGCCGCATCAAACCGTGCTTACCGGCGGTTGGTGGCGCCATTTCTTTGCCGTGATCCTCGGCAAAGTCGGCATCAAGATGAGCAGCGAGCAGCAAGCCGACTACCAGAAGGGCGCCGCGGTCGACTTGATCGCCATGGGCGCTGCAGGAACCAATGAGGACAACGCCAACCTGTTGATCGCCCGGCAGTCGCCCGGCTACCTGTTGGTAAAAGACCTGATCGTCGAGATGCTCAACCGCCGCACCGATCGCGTGATGCTGGAGTACGGCGCCCAAGGCGTCGCCGTGCGGCACGAGATCGACGGCGCGTGGCATCCGGGCGAAGCCCGCGATCGCGAATCGGGCGACGTGATGCTTGCCGTGATGAAGACGCTGGCGAATCTCGATCCGAAGGATCGCAAGAAGAAGCAAGTCGGTCGCTTTGGCGCCAAGTACGAGAACAAGAAGCACCTGCTGCCGATCACGACGCAAGGGCACGCCGGCGGCGAGCGCGTCATCGTCAGTCGGGTCAACGAGAAGGTGAAGCCCCACACCTACGACAGCCTCGGTCTCCGCGAAGCGCTCAAGGAGAAGTGGGGCGAGATGATGGCTCGCGACAAAGGAATGGTCGTTTTCTCTGCGATGCCTGGCGGCGGTCTGACGACGATGACCAACGCCTCGCTCGAAGAAACCGACCGACTAATGCGAGACTTCTTCGCGATTGAAGAAGTTAGCCATCGCGAGATCGAAATTAACAACATCGCCCCGCACACCTATGACGCAAGTCAGGGCGAAACGCCGGCGACGATTATCCCGAAGTTAATCCGCCTTTACCCGAACGTTTACGTCTGCCGCGATCTCGTCGACGCCGAGAGCGGCACGATGCTGATGAACGAGGTGAAGGACGATCGCCTGATCATCACCTCGATGCCGGCGCGCGAGGCGGCCGAGGCGTTGCTCCGCCTGCTGCAAATGAAGTTGCCGCAGCCGTTGTTCGCTTCCGCAATTACTGGCGTGCTCTATCAGCGGCTCATTCGCAAGCTTTGTCCCGACTGTAAAGTCGGCTACACCCCGCCGCCGGACGTGCTCAAGAAACTCGGCATTCCTCCCGGCAAGGTGCAGCAACTGTACCGTCCGCCGAAGGGCGAAGAGATCGAGAAGCCGTGCCAAACTTGCCAGGGCATTGGTTACGTCGGACGCACGGGGATTTTCGAACTCCTCGAGATCAACGACCAGATGCGAGAAATTCTCGCTAAGCAACCGAGCGTCGATCTGCTCAAAAAGGCGGCCCGCGCGGACGGTCAGCGATCGTTGCAAGAAGAAGGCATTTTGCTAGTCGCCAAGGGCGTCACGTCGCTGCCGGAGTTGATGCGAGTGTTGAAGTAG
- a CDS encoding type IV pilus twitching motility protein PilT: MATSIKQSDFDSFVAVHQELEINKLFRACVKLKASDLHLKVGKPPMVRVNGTIQPMNRGPIDDEEMVRLCFPMMNERNRKIFDHDGGADFAHMLDVDGTNWRFRVNLLQQLGHIGLVARRVNSFVPDFEGLYLPHSIVDLCGYDQGMVLLAGVTGSGKSTTIASMLNWINRRYRKHILTLEDPIEFVFTEEKCIINQREIGLDVIDFEIGMKHAVREDPDVMLVGEMRDQETFMTAIHAAETGHLVFGTIHASSAPSTIGRILDLFPQGMHNALRSAIAMNMKGIIAQKLLKSIKPGVGRVPTVEIMKFTPTVRKLILEEEDHKLGDAIRIGSEDGMQDFTQSLKKLVDDGLIDREVAMEVAPNREALKMALKGIEVKQPGIL; the protein is encoded by the coding sequence ATGGCCACTTCGATCAAGCAATCGGATTTCGACAGTTTCGTCGCCGTCCACCAAGAGCTCGAAATCAACAAGCTCTTCCGCGCTTGCGTGAAGCTCAAGGCGAGCGATCTCCACTTGAAGGTCGGCAAGCCGCCGATGGTCCGCGTCAACGGCACGATCCAGCCGATGAACCGCGGCCCGATCGACGACGAAGAGATGGTACGTCTCTGCTTTCCGATGATGAACGAGCGGAATCGGAAAATCTTCGACCACGACGGCGGGGCCGACTTCGCGCACATGCTCGACGTCGACGGGACCAACTGGCGGTTCCGCGTCAATTTGCTGCAGCAGCTCGGGCACATCGGGTTGGTCGCGCGGCGCGTCAACAGCTTCGTGCCAGACTTCGAAGGGCTCTACCTGCCTCACTCGATCGTCGACCTCTGCGGTTACGACCAAGGGATGGTGCTGCTGGCTGGCGTCACCGGTTCGGGGAAATCGACGACGATCGCGTCGATGCTCAACTGGATCAACCGTCGCTATCGCAAGCACATCCTCACGCTCGAAGATCCAATCGAATTCGTCTTCACCGAAGAGAAGTGCATCATCAACCAGCGCGAGATCGGTCTCGACGTCATCGACTTCGAAATCGGCATGAAGCACGCGGTCCGCGAAGATCCCGACGTCATGCTCGTGGGCGAAATGCGTGACCAGGAAACGTTCATGACCGCCATCCATGCGGCGGAAACCGGTCACTTGGTGTTCGGAACGATCCACGCCTCGAGCGCTCCGTCGACGATCGGTCGTATTCTCGACTTGTTCCCGCAGGGTATGCACAACGCCCTGCGCAGCGCCATCGCGATGAACATGAAGGGCATCATCGCCCAGAAGCTGCTGAAGAGCATCAAGCCGGGCGTCGGCCGCGTACCGACGGTCGAGATCATGAAGTTCACGCCGACGGTGCGGAAGCTAATCCTCGAAGAAGAAGATCACAAGCTGGGCGATGCGATTCGCATTGGCTCGGAAGACGGCATGCAGGATTTTACGCAGAGCCTGAAGAAGCTGGTCGACGATGGGTTGATCGACCGTGAAGTGGCCATGGAAGTGGCGCCGAACCGCGAAGCGCTGAAGATGGCGCTCAAAGGCATCGAAGTTAAACAACCTGGAATTCTCTGA
- a CDS encoding HD domain-containing protein codes for MSSDDLDRQLSFLREVDQLKGVIRQSPLLDRSRKENSAEHSWHVALYAMLLHKYAAAPVDASRVIQMLLIHDIVEVDAGDHPLHLSGPDSQQADLESQAAERLFGLLPAEQQGEMLALWGEFEAGESDDAKFAKVLDRFQPLVANVVTGGGTWAENGVTLEQVKVRYGTTIQRGAPELWRLCEQWIEEYFSREGRVERDD; via the coding sequence ATGTCCTCCGACGACCTCGATCGACAACTCAGTTTCCTGCGTGAAGTTGACCAGCTCAAAGGCGTTATCCGTCAGTCGCCGCTCCTCGATCGGAGTCGCAAGGAGAATTCAGCGGAACATTCGTGGCACGTGGCGCTGTACGCGATGTTGCTCCACAAGTACGCGGCGGCGCCGGTCGACGCGTCGCGAGTCATCCAGATGCTGCTCATCCACGATATCGTCGAGGTCGATGCGGGCGACCATCCGCTGCATCTGAGCGGGCCCGACTCGCAGCAGGCTGATTTAGAATCGCAGGCGGCGGAGCGTCTCTTCGGGTTGCTGCCCGCGGAGCAACAGGGGGAGATGCTCGCTCTGTGGGGCGAGTTCGAGGCGGGCGAGAGCGACGACGCGAAGTTCGCGAAAGTGCTCGATCGCTTTCAGCCGCTGGTGGCCAACGTCGTGACCGGCGGCGGAACGTGGGCGGAGAACGGCGTCACGCTGGAGCAAGTGAAGGTGCGATATGGAACGACGATTCAACGCGGTGCGCCCGAACTATGGAGACTGTGCGAGCAGTGGATTGAAGAATACTTTTCGCGAGAGGGGAGAGTGGAGAGAGACGATTGA
- a CDS encoding type II toxin-antitoxin system RelE/ParE family toxin, whose translation MNRLAVYRSSAADQDLVEIWVYVARSSTKAADQILRQIDARIEGLRSQPEIGERVEASRAGLRRIIEGHYLIFYQLVDDGIRIVRILHSARRWEELL comes from the coding sequence ATGAATCGACTTGCAGTCTACCGCTCATCTGCTGCCGACCAGGATCTTGTCGAGATCTGGGTCTATGTCGCTAGAAGCAGCACGAAAGCGGCAGACCAGATCCTGCGACAAATCGATGCGAGGATCGAAGGGCTTCGGTCCCAACCGGAAATAGGCGAACGAGTCGAAGCTTCACGCGCGGGACTGCGACGAATCATCGAGGGTCACTACCTCATCTTCTACCAACTCGTCGACGATGGCATTCGGATTGTTCGAATCCTTCACAGTGCAAGACGCTGGGAAGAGTTGCTCTAA
- a CDS encoding zinc metallopeptidase, which produces MIFSLHGYMTYMLWMAPALLLAMWAQWKVRGTYAAASQVPARLSGAAAARHILDSAGLQNVSIEPIAGEMTDHYDPSAKVLRLSEGVYGSRSAAAVGIAAHEAGHALQDAKQYAPLVIRNLAVPAANFGSGIGMLLLFIGAGMAMKGIAAGTPLIWLGILGFGCVAAFQLINLPVEFDASNRAKQLLVSHGIVGNQEMVYVNGVLNAAAWTYVAATLQSVLTVLYYVMQFTGGNRNG; this is translated from the coding sequence ATGATTTTTTCGCTTCACGGTTACATGACCTACATGCTCTGGATGGCCCCAGCGCTGCTGCTGGCGATGTGGGCTCAGTGGAAGGTTCGCGGCACCTACGCCGCCGCCTCCCAGGTTCCGGCCCGCCTGAGCGGCGCCGCGGCCGCCCGCCATATTCTCGATTCCGCCGGCCTGCAGAACGTCTCGATCGAACCCATCGCCGGCGAAATGACCGACCACTACGACCCCAGCGCCAAGGTCTTGCGGCTTAGCGAAGGAGTCTACGGCAGTCGCTCGGCCGCCGCCGTCGGCATCGCCGCCCACGAAGCGGGCCACGCGCTGCAAGATGCGAAGCAGTACGCCCCGCTGGTGATTCGCAACCTCGCCGTGCCAGCCGCGAACTTTGGCAGCGGCATCGGCATGCTGCTCCTGTTCATCGGTGCCGGCATGGCGATGAAAGGCATCGCCGCGGGCACGCCACTGATCTGGCTCGGCATCCTTGGCTTCGGCTGCGTCGCCGCGTTCCAACTGATCAACCTGCCAGTCGAATTCGACGCCAGCAATCGTGCGAAGCAGTTGCTCGTCTCGCACGGCATCGTCGGCAACCAAGAGATGGTCTACGTCAACGGCGTGCTGAACGCCGCGGCCTGGACGTACGTGGCGGCGACGCTGCAATCGGTGCTGACGGTGCTGTACTATGTGATGCAGTTCACTGGCGGGAATCGTAACGGGTAG